From the Helicobacter sp. MIT 05-5293 genome, one window contains:
- a CDS encoding methyl-accepting chemotaxis protein, with protein MSSKADVQPKKKVSVSFMLSFGFGILVILVCIIVFVSLNRVNNIIVSLNEINDVNAQAQRYAINFRGSVHDRAIAIRDVVLIDEDDTQGLQKLMQQISNLEKFYKDSEDMMEEKFLKTNLLKDHQRAILNEISATQAKAIPLIVQVTQAKLAGDTKKAREILYTLSPYFVQWLAQINEFIDDEENANSELTKDLRELVDRFKTLLYVLLGFAIIFGVGIATTVIRGLLRMLGGEPHKASAIVAKIANGNLSEPVHYHGGKDSMLYSIASMQEHLKETVKSISASSYQISESASIVSKTSHEAQNAANEQSHHSNLIAQKLQEMHQVVANISDIARQTEENSSKTVDISVEGMKTIGETAEEIGKITEMISVSANNIRELQQQSVEISNSANLIAEIADQTNLLALNAAIEAARAGEHGRGFAVVADEVRKLAERTAGTTMEISSAISLIQESIGTSVASIEEIVPQIDKGQKLIMDSVQILESIQDQAKDSFEKAKIVASSSLEQGNTMASITHDMENISKLSNDTSLSLQNANKRIDELERISQTLKDNVAFFKV; from the coding sequence ATGTCAAGCAAAGCAGATGTGCAACCAAAGAAAAAAGTTAGTGTAAGCTTTATGCTTAGCTTTGGTTTCGGAATATTAGTCATTCTTGTCTGTATTATTGTATTTGTAAGCCTTAATCGTGTTAATAATATTATTGTTTCGCTTAATGAAATTAATGATGTCAATGCTCAAGCTCAACGTTATGCAATCAACTTTAGAGGGAGCGTTCATGATAGAGCTATTGCTATCCGTGATGTGGTGCTTATAGATGAAGATGATACTCAAGGGTTACAAAAACTTATGCAGCAAATCAGCAATTTAGAGAAATTTTATAAAGATTCAGAAGATATGATGGAAGAAAAATTCCTTAAAACAAATCTTTTGAAAGATCATCAACGGGCTATTTTGAATGAAATTTCAGCCACTCAAGCAAAAGCTATCCCTTTGATTGTGCAGGTTACACAAGCGAAACTTGCAGGAGACACGAAAAAAGCGCGTGAAATTTTATACACACTTTCGCCTTATTTTGTTCAATGGCTTGCGCAAATTAACGAGTTTATTGATGATGAAGAAAACGCAAATAGTGAGCTTACAAAAGATTTGAGAGAATTGGTTGATAGATTCAAAACATTGCTTTATGTTTTACTTGGGTTTGCAATTATATTTGGTGTGGGAATAGCGACAACGGTTATTCGTGGGCTTTTGCGTATGTTGGGCGGTGAGCCACATAAAGCTTCAGCTATTGTTGCTAAAATCGCTAATGGGAATCTTTCTGAACCTGTTCATTATCATGGTGGCAAAGATTCAATGCTATATTCAATTGCTTCAATGCAAGAGCATCTTAAAGAAACGGTAAAATCTATTTCTGCTTCTTCTTATCAGATTAGTGAAAGTGCCTCTATTGTTTCAAAGACATCTCATGAAGCACAAAATGCAGCCAATGAGCAAAGCCATCATTCTAACCTTATTGCACAAAAACTTCAAGAAATGCACCAAGTCGTTGCAAATATTTCTGATATTGCTAGACAAACAGAAGAGAACTCTTCTAAGACGGTGGATATTTCAGTCGAAGGTATGAAAACGATTGGTGAAACTGCAGAAGAGATTGGTAAAATTACCGAAATGATCAGTGTTTCTGCCAACAATATTCGAGAGTTGCAACAACAATCCGTAGAAATTAGCAATAGTGCTAATTTGATTGCAGAAATAGCCGACCAAACAAACTTACTTGCGCTTAATGCAGCGATTGAAGCGGCACGAGCAGGTGAACATGGAAGAGGATTTGCGGTGGTTGCTGATGAGGTGCGAAAACTTGCTGAAAGGACAGCAGGAACGACTATGGAGATTTCTAGTGCTATTTCTCTTATTCAAGAAAGTATTGGAACTTCGGTTGCTTCGATTGAAGAGATTGTGCCTCAAATCGATAAGGGGCAAAAACTCATTATGGATTCTGTCCAAATTTTAGAATCAATCCAAGATCAAGCTAAAGATTCCTTTGAAAAAGCAAAAATCGTGGCAAGCTCATCATTAGAACAAGGCAATACAATGGCGAGCATCACACATGATATGGAAAATATTTCTAAGCTTTCTAATGATACAAGTCTTTCTTTGCAAAATGCAAACAAACGAATTGATGAGCTTGAACGAATCTCTCAAACGCTCAAAGATAATGTGGCATTTTTTAAAGTCTGA
- a CDS encoding TonB-dependent receptor plug domain-containing protein: protein MNKISLSVLTASLLCTNVLLADEIVAGGGQSNSLEEDSSNVRKVNLGRSVVTASGYEQDIKDAPASISIIPQEEILTRPIRDLGDAVQDVPGVYV, encoded by the coding sequence ATGAATAAAATTTCATTAAGTGTGCTTACTGCTTCATTGCTATGCACTAATGTGCTATTAGCCGATGAAATAGTAGCGGGGGGGGGGCAAAGTAATAGTTTAGAAGAAGATTCCTCTAATGTCCGTAAAGTGAATCTTGGACGATCTGTTGTAACAGCTTCAGGTTATGAACAAGATATTAAAGATGCTCCTGCTTCCATTTCTATAATCCCACAAGAAGAAATACTTACTCGTCCTATCAGAGATTTAGGTGATGCGGTGCAAGATGTGCCGGGGGTGTATGT
- the flhF gene encoding flagellar biosynthesis protein FlhF has translation MAKKLHTFMGDTPAQALKEAQEKFGSDILLVETKEIRKKSMTQPALYEMVVAVEDNTPAATPQPAQDAPTQENVPPPALDPNPAPNSVQKRLDEIAEKRMTKKKQEAQKPKIYDDVTLQLSDAVRQISEAAGVPSNMPSTPPKRAVSSGYPKPTAPLVSNRGIDERAEDKIQDLQNTRLAQSVNERLELKEIKKELDEINDKMKLIQNMFWEEKSPKNEGLNIPQEFAEIYRIAKSSGMNREHLDTIMKLSLELMPLKMRSNSTTIKRYFREVLRKMIYCRSENLQNNTKKIMMLVGPTGVGKTTTLAKLAARYSLMLNQRYRVGVITLDTYRLAAVDQLMAYARMMKLSIDTVVEPEEFGKAIDSLKHCDYILIDTAGHSQHDRSKLESLKSYLNNDYKIDVNLVLAINAKYEDLKDTYNAFSEMNIDTLIFSKLDESRNFGNMFSLVYETKKPISYLSIGQGVPNDLILAGNDYLVDCLLDGFKRPKVN, from the coding sequence ATGGCGAAAAAATTACACACTTTTATGGGTGATACTCCTGCCCAAGCACTCAAAGAAGCGCAGGAAAAATTTGGCAGTGATATTTTGCTTGTAGAAACGAAAGAAATTCGTAAAAAATCAATGACTCAACCTGCACTTTATGAAATGGTCGTGGCTGTCGAAGATAACACACCAGCAGCTACTCCACAACCAGCACAAGATGCACCCACGCAAGAAAATGTCCCACCCCCTGCCCTTGATCCTAATCCTGCTCCTAATAGTGTCCAAAAAAGGCTTGATGAAATTGCAGAAAAAAGAATGACAAAGAAAAAACAAGAAGCCCAAAAGCCTAAGATTTATGATGATGTAACGCTCCAACTTTCTGATGCGGTAAGGCAGATTTCAGAAGCTGCGGGTGTGCCAAGTAATATGCCAAGCACTCCTCCTAAACGCGCTGTATCTTCAGGGTATCCCAAACCCACCGCACCTTTAGTATCCAATCGTGGGATTGATGAACGCGCTGAAGATAAGATTCAAGATTTGCAAAATACGCGTTTGGCTCAAAGTGTGAATGAACGACTTGAGCTTAAGGAAATCAAAAAAGAGCTTGATGAGATTAATGACAAAATGAAGCTTATTCAAAATATGTTTTGGGAAGAAAAAAGCCCTAAAAATGAGGGGCTTAATATCCCTCAAGAATTTGCAGAAATTTATCGTATCGCCAAAAGTAGCGGTATGAATCGCGAACATCTTGATACGATTATGAAGCTCTCTTTAGAGTTGATGCCACTTAAAATGCGTTCTAATTCTACGACAATTAAGCGATATTTTCGCGAGGTATTACGCAAGATGATTTATTGTAGGAGCGAGAATCTCCAGAATAATACCAAAAAGATTATGATGCTTGTCGGTCCTACGGGTGTGGGCAAGACAACGACACTTGCAAAGCTTGCAGCGCGTTATTCTCTGATGCTTAATCAACGTTATCGTGTGGGTGTGATTACGCTGGATACTTATCGTTTGGCTGCTGTCGATCAGCTAATGGCGTATGCGCGTATGATGAAGCTTAGTATTGACACGGTGGTCGAACCTGAAGAGTTTGGCAAAGCGATAGATTCTTTAAAACATTGTGATTATATTTTGATTGATACGGCGGGGCATTCACAACATGATCGCTCTAAGCTTGAATCGCTCAAATCGTATTTAAATAATGACTACAAAATTGATGTGAATCTTGTGCTTGCGATTAACGCGAAATATGAGGATCTCAAAGATACTTATAATGCTTTTAGTGAGATGAATATTGATACTTTGATTTTTAGCAAACTTGATGAAAGTCGCAATTTTGGTAATATGTTTTCACTCGTGTATGAAACCAAAAAGCCTATCAGCTATCTTTCGATTGGTCAGGGTGTGCCAAATGATTTGATTCTAGCGGGTAATGATTATTTGGTGGATTGTTTGCTTGATGGATTTAAGCGTCCTAAAGTCAATTAA
- the fliM gene encoding flagellar motor switch protein FliM has product MADILSQEEIDALLEVVDDEGDAAEIETQDIGHQKQVTLYDFKRPNRVSKEQLRAFKSIHDKMARSLSSQVSAVMRSIVEIQLHSVDQMTYGEFLMSLPSPTSFNIFSMKPLEGAAILEINPSIAFPMIDRLLGGKGDPYENSREFSDIELNLLDTLLRQIMQNLKEAWSSVTEIFPSVDAKESSPNVVQIVAQNEIVIMVVMEIIIGHSSGMMSICYPVISLESVLSRLASRDLMLSDTSSKKSRNKELQALIAGTNVIVSGYLGGATLTLKEMLDLQVGNIVRLDRVADDTILVSIDGREKYVASVGLQRYRKTLQIKEVITTEKDQVKEVLEMLEAQRKNRIADIQEEAE; this is encoded by the coding sequence ATGGCTGATATATTAAGTCAAGAAGAAATTGACGCCTTATTGGAGGTTGTTGATGATGAGGGCGATGCCGCCGAGATAGAGACCCAAGACATTGGACATCAGAAGCAAGTAACACTTTATGACTTTAAACGCCCTAACCGCGTCAGTAAAGAACAATTACGAGCATTTAAATCTATCCATGACAAAATGGCACGGAGTCTTTCTTCGCAAGTCTCTGCAGTGATGCGAAGCATCGTGGAGATTCAGCTCCACAGCGTGGATCAAATGACTTATGGGGAGTTTTTGATGAGTTTGCCCTCCCCGACAAGCTTTAATATTTTCTCTATGAAGCCATTAGAGGGTGCAGCGATTTTGGAGATCAACCCCAGCATTGCTTTTCCGATGATTGATAGACTTTTGGGTGGTAAAGGCGACCCTTATGAAAATTCTCGTGAATTTAGTGATATTGAGCTGAATTTGCTTGATACACTTTTGCGACAAATTATGCAGAATCTTAAAGAGGCATGGTCTTCGGTTACAGAAATTTTCCCCTCTGTTGATGCGAAAGAAAGTAGCCCTAATGTCGTGCAAATCGTGGCTCAAAACGAAATCGTTATTATGGTTGTGATGGAAATCATCATCGGACATAGTAGTGGAATGATGAGTATTTGTTATCCGGTTATTTCTTTAGAATCTGTGCTTTCAAGGTTGGCGAGTCGGGATTTGATGCTTAGTGATACGAGCTCTAAAAAAAGCCGAAACAAGGAATTGCAAGCTTTGATTGCTGGGACAAATGTCATTGTTTCGGGATATTTAGGTGGTGCGACTTTGACGCTCAAAGAAATGCTTGATTTGCAGGTAGGGAATATCGTGCGTTTGGATCGAGTCGCTGATGATACGATTCTCGTATCCATTGATGGTAGAGAAAAATATGTTGCAAGCGTTGGATTGCAAAGATACCGCAAAACGCTTCAGATTAAAGAAGTTATCACAACAGAAAAAGATCAAGTCAAAGAAGTGCTTGAAATGCTTGAAGCTCAACGCAAGAATCGTATTGCTGATATACAAGAGGAGGCTGAATGA
- the mraY gene encoding phospho-N-acetylmuramoyl-pentapeptide-transferase gives MLYLLYQHFNVNLLSYITFRAGVAFFVAFVLSVLLMPYFIKWAKAKKANQPISTYVVAHENKRNTPTMGGLVFVVSMFISSLLCANLFNPYVLLGLFCIAAFMLIGARDDYMKISAKSNAGMSAKMKFGLLFIVALLITSTLLYIGHNTNLYIPFMKNPLFDMAAFKLGGIPVIALGFWLLVFLATTNAVNITDGLDGLATVPSICALFSLSVFVYVAGHAGFSGYLLWPKVVDSGELAVLSVALIGALFGFLWYNCHPAQVFMGDSGSLALGAFIAYMAIVSNNEILLILIGIIFVIEALSVILQVGSYKYRKKRIFAMAPIHHHFEVRGWAENKIIVRFWIIAILANIIALLSLKIR, from the coding sequence ATGCTTTATCTTTTATATCAGCATTTTAATGTGAATCTGCTCTCTTATATTACTTTTCGTGCGGGCGTGGCTTTTTTTGTTGCTTTTGTCTTGAGTGTTTTGTTGATGCCTTATTTTATTAAGTGGGCTAAGGCAAAAAAGGCAAATCAACCGATTTCGACTTATGTCGTAGCACATGAAAACAAAAGAAATACCCCCACAATGGGAGGTCTTGTATTTGTCGTGAGTATGTTTATTTCTTCTTTGTTGTGTGCTAATCTGTTTAATCCTTATGTGCTTTTGGGGTTGTTTTGTATCGCGGCTTTTATGTTGATTGGAGCAAGAGACGATTATATGAAAATTTCTGCTAAAAGTAATGCCGGAATGAGCGCAAAGATGAAGTTTGGTTTGCTCTTTATTGTTGCACTGCTAATTACCTCAACTTTGCTTTACATAGGACACAATACTAATCTTTATATTCCTTTTATGAAGAATCCACTTTTTGATATGGCAGCATTTAAGCTGGGAGGTATTCCTGTCATTGCTTTAGGATTCTGGCTACTTGTCTTTTTGGCGACTACTAATGCTGTGAATATTACTGATGGGCTTGATGGATTAGCCACGGTGCCAAGCATTTGTGCGCTTTTCAGCCTTTCTGTTTTTGTTTATGTTGCTGGACATGCAGGATTCTCGGGATATTTGTTGTGGCCTAAAGTCGTTGATAGTGGGGAGCTTGCTGTGCTTTCGGTCGCACTCATTGGCGCACTTTTTGGATTCTTGTGGTATAACTGCCATCCCGCTCAAGTTTTTATGGGAGATAGCGGAAGTTTGGCTTTAGGTGCTTTTATCGCATATATGGCGATTGTCTCCAATAATGAAATATTATTAATTCTGATAGGAATCATCTTTGTGATTGAGGCACTTTCGGTGATTTTGCAAGTGGGAAGTTATAAATATCGTAAAAAGCGTATTTTTGCGATGGCACCTATTCATCATCATTTTGAGGTAAGAGGTTGGGCAGAAAATAAAATCATTGTGCGTTTTTGGATTATCGCAATTTTGGCAAATATTATTGCCCTTTTAAGCCTCAAGATTCGTTAA
- a CDS encoding MinD/ParA family protein, translating into MIHNQAYELQAIVQSQDKRNFSATKFIAITSGKGGVGKSSISANLAYCLWKMHKKVAVFDADIGLANLDLIFGVKTQKNILHALRGEASFQEIIYPIQEDLYLIPGDNGEEILKYAHSGVFDRFLNESDILDSVDYMIIDTGAGIGGITQGFLNASDVVIVVTMPDPSAITDAYATIKLNAKNREEIFMILNMVKNQKESSMVFNRIAHIASKNIPSLRLEMLGFLEQNNAVAKAVRSRELFVKSEPLCAPTTQINAIAQNLVAKLEQNMLPTSQSNHFAHFFKRMLGYI; encoded by the coding sequence ATGATTCATAATCAAGCTTACGAACTTCAAGCTATCGTCCAAAGCCAAGATAAACGCAATTTTAGCGCGACTAAGTTTATCGCTATTACTTCGGGTAAAGGAGGCGTGGGCAAGTCAAGTATTAGCGCGAATCTTGCGTATTGTTTATGGAAAATGCACAAAAAAGTCGCAGTATTTGATGCGGATATTGGCTTGGCAAATTTGGATTTGATTTTTGGTGTCAAAACGCAGAAAAATATTCTTCACGCGTTGCGCGGAGAAGCGAGCTTTCAAGAGATTATTTATCCTATTCAAGAAGATTTGTATTTGATACCGGGTGATAATGGCGAGGAGATTCTCAAATATGCTCATTCGGGCGTTTTTGATAGGTTTTTAAATGAAAGTGATATTTTGGATTCTGTCGATTATATGATTATTGATACCGGTGCAGGGATTGGCGGTATCACACAAGGATTCTTAAATGCAAGTGATGTCGTGATTGTCGTTACAATGCCTGATCCTTCAGCGATCACTGATGCGTATGCGACTATCAAATTAAATGCAAAAAATCGTGAGGAAATTTTTATGATTCTCAATATGGTGAAAAATCAAAAAGAATCTTCAATGGTTTTTAATCGTATTGCTCATATTGCGAGTAAGAATATCCCCTCTTTGCGCTTAGAGATGCTAGGATTTTTGGAGCAAAATAATGCAGTGGCAAAAGCTGTGCGCTCAAGGGAATTATTTGTCAAATCAGAGCCTTTATGTGCGCCTACCACGCAGATTAATGCAATCGCACAGAATCTTGTTGCAAAGTTGGAACAAAATATGCTTCCTACTTCACAAAGCAATCATTTTGCTCATTTCTTTAAGCGAATGTTGGGCTATATTTAG
- a CDS encoding RNA polymerase sigma factor FliA, whose protein sequence is MKNVNGYNQTLKYSQDELALQYLPAVKAMAFRLKERLPSSIEMADLVSIGTEELIKLARRYDSTINDSFWGFAKTRVNGAMLDYLRSLDVLSRANRKLVKSIDYEVSKYFNDHQEEPSDEYLAKVLNEDIQKIREARIASDVYALVPIDEQYNAICSENILENLQKEELMEIIQKILKKLGKREQMIIQLYYFEELSLKEISEILEITESRISQITKEVIKKIREAIGDING, encoded by the coding sequence ATGAAAAATGTCAATGGATATAATCAAACCCTAAAATATTCACAAGATGAACTTGCATTGCAATATCTCCCTGCGGTTAAAGCAATGGCTTTTCGTCTTAAAGAACGTTTGCCAAGCTCTATTGAAATGGCGGATTTGGTTTCTATTGGCACAGAAGAGTTAATCAAGCTTGCACGCCGTTATGACAGCACGATTAACGATTCGTTTTGGGGATTTGCGAAGACGCGTGTAAATGGAGCAATGCTTGATTATTTGCGTAGTCTTGATGTGCTTTCTCGTGCTAATCGCAAGCTTGTTAAAAGTATTGATTATGAGGTTTCTAAGTATTTTAATGACCATCAAGAAGAGCCTAGTGATGAATATCTTGCAAAGGTTTTGAATGAAGATATTCAAAAGATTCGTGAGGCGCGTATCGCTTCTGATGTCTATGCACTTGTGCCGATTGACGAACAATACAATGCGATTTGTTCAGAAAATATTTTAGAGAATCTACAAAAAGAAGAGCTTATGGAAATCATTCAGAAGATTCTCAAAAAGCTTGGTAAAAGGGAACAGATGATTATCCAGCTGTATTATTTTGAAGAGCTTAGTTTAAAAGAAATCAGTGAGATTCTTGAGATTACAGAATCGAGAATCTCTCAAATCACCAAAGAAGTGATTAAAAAAATTCGAGAAGCGATAGGAGACATCAATGGCTGA
- the ccoS gene encoding cbb3-type cytochrome oxidase assembly protein CcoS: MSTEMVAVMLGVSLVLGLLGLLAFIWGLKNGQFDDANKMMQGVLFDSVEDLNLAAKATNKSQNTHTSAYKQKEKNKMENIYDVAIIGGGPGGVSAAIESVILGIKNVILLEKSDNHSATIQKFYKDGKRVDKDYKGQKIDLEGNIPFVDGTKESTISFFDELLQHHNIPVKYQSDIESINKKDNIFVITNTQNKTYQARYVVIAIGKMGQPNKPSYPIPSSIRKIVSFNVNDCQNNEKILIVGGGNSAVEYACMLAQNADVTLNYRRKEFTRINETNAEQLTQAIEQNKLKTRLGVDIVELFDDNGKVGVRFSDENKETFDRAIYAIGGASPVDFLKKCHLEIDEKGVPLCNDLHESSMKNCFVAGDIGLKSGGSIALAIKHGYEIANEIKRRES, encoded by the coding sequence ATGAGCACTGAAATGGTCGCTGTTATGCTTGGAGTTTCCTTAGTATTAGGGCTTCTTGGATTATTAGCATTCATTTGGGGACTTAAAAATGGGCAATTTGATGATGCAAACAAAATGATGCAAGGTGTTTTATTTGATTCGGTTGAGGATTTGAATCTTGCCGCTAAAGCCACAAATAAATCACAAAATACACATACATCAGCTTACAAACAAAAGGAGAAAAATAAAATGGAAAATATTTATGATGTTGCCATTATCGGGGGAGGACCCGGTGGAGTGAGTGCCGCAATAGAAAGCGTTATTCTAGGTATCAAAAATGTTATTCTGCTGGAAAAAAGCGATAACCACTCTGCAACAATTCAAAAATTCTACAAAGATGGCAAACGTGTTGATAAAGATTATAAAGGACAAAAAATTGATCTTGAAGGCAATATACCTTTCGTTGATGGCACAAAAGAAAGCACTATAAGCTTCTTTGATGAATTGCTCCAACACCATAATATCCCAGTAAAATACCAATCTGATATAGAATCTATCAACAAAAAAGATAATATTTTTGTGATCACAAATACACAAAATAAAACTTATCAAGCGCGCTATGTTGTGATTGCGATTGGCAAAATGGGGCAACCTAATAAACCAAGCTATCCTATCCCATCTTCAATCCGTAAAATCGTATCTTTTAATGTCAATGATTGCCAAAACAATGAAAAAATATTGATTGTAGGAGGAGGTAATTCTGCTGTAGAATATGCTTGTATGCTTGCTCAAAATGCCGATGTAACGCTCAACTATCGCCGAAAAGAATTTACGCGAATCAACGAAACCAATGCCGAACAACTTACGCAAGCAATAGAACAAAACAAGCTTAAAACACGATTAGGTGTAGATATTGTCGAACTTTTTGATGATAATGGCAAAGTAGGAGTGCGATTCTCTGATGAAAACAAAGAAACTTTTGACAGAGCAATTTATGCCATTGGTGGAGCTTCACCGGTGGATTTTCTTAAAAAATGTCATTTAGAGATTGATGAAAAAGGTGTGCCTTTGTGCAATGACTTACATGAAAGTAGTATGAAAAACTGCTTTGTCGCTGGAGATATTGGACTTAAAAGCGGAGGTTCAATTGCGCTTGCTATCAAGCATGGCTATGAAATTGCCAATGAAATTAAAAGACGAGAATCATAA
- the gpmI gene encoding 2,3-bisphosphoglycerate-independent phosphoglycerate mutase, translated as MYMKTILVVTDGIGYNAKTTHNAFFHAKKPAYDYLFANVPYGMIDTFGLSVGLPKGQMGNSEVGHMCIGSGRILYQDLVKISLAIEKNEIQNNSALLYVSQNAQTIHLCGLISDGGVHSHLSHIIALAQILSSQDKKIYLHLITDGRDVLPQSAITYLQQIEEILSPNIEIASISGRFYAMDRDNRWERIQKAYEAIVLAQHQTSLSPKDYIQSQYNEGIFDEFIVPASFINYQGMHDNEGFIFVNFRSDRAREIVDAIANPAFKQFESHKALTLYTATMTEYDAKFPYPILFPKQTIQNTLAEVISQKGLKQLHVAETEKYAHVTFFLNGGKEEMFAGEERVLIPSPKVQTYDMQPQMSAEEVGNAVVEGIEKGFDFIVVNFANGDMVGHTGNFEAAIKAVEAVDKELGKIIESAKKHHYALFITSDHGNCEEMKDENGNILTNHTVGQVWCFGMIEGIDKINDGGLNNIAPSILKAMRIPIPQEMDKPLF; from the coding sequence GTGTATATGAAAACTATCCTTGTTGTTACCGATGGCATCGGCTATAATGCTAAAACAACGCATAATGCGTTTTTCCATGCCAAAAAACCTGCTTATGATTATTTGTTTGCAAATGTTCCTTATGGTATGATTGATACTTTTGGTTTGAGCGTGGGATTACCAAAAGGACAAATGGGCAATTCCGAAGTCGGACATATGTGTATCGGTTCAGGCAGAATCCTCTATCAAGATCTTGTAAAAATTTCCTTAGCCATTGAAAAAAATGAGATTCAAAACAATTCCGCACTGCTATATGTAAGCCAAAATGCACAAACGATACATTTATGTGGCTTAATCAGTGATGGTGGCGTGCATTCTCATCTATCACATATCATCGCCTTAGCACAGATTCTCTCTTCACAAGATAAAAAAATCTATCTCCACCTTATCACTGATGGTAGAGATGTATTACCCCAAAGCGCGATAACTTATCTGCAGCAAATTGAGGAGATTCTCTCACCTAATATTGAGATTGCGAGTATTTCGGGGAGATTCTATGCAATGGATAGAGACAATCGCTGGGAGAGAATCCAAAAAGCCTATGAAGCGATTGTTTTGGCACAACATCAAACTTCTCTCTCTCCTAAAGACTATATCCAGTCGCAATACAATGAAGGGATTTTTGATGAATTTATTGTGCCTGCAAGTTTTATAAACTATCAAGGTATGCACGATAACGAGGGATTTATTTTTGTGAATTTTCGAAGTGATAGAGCGAGAGAAATTGTCGATGCGATTGCCAATCCTGCATTTAAGCAGTTTGAATCCCATAAAGCATTAACACTTTATACTGCCACAATGACAGAATATGATGCAAAATTTCCCTATCCGATTCTCTTCCCCAAACAGACTATTCAAAACACACTTGCCGAAGTCATTAGTCAAAAGGGTTTAAAACAACTCCATGTGGCAGAAACTGAAAAATACGCTCATGTTACATTTTTCCTTAATGGCGGCAAAGAAGAAATGTTTGCGGGTGAAGAGCGTGTGCTAATCCCCTCACCAAAAGTGCAAACTTATGATATGCAACCTCAAATGAGTGCCGAGGAAGTCGGAAATGCTGTGGTTGAAGGGATTGAGAAAGGTTTTGATTTCATTGTTGTTAATTTCGCTAATGGTGATATGGTCGGACATACCGGTAATTTTGAAGCTGCCATTAAAGCGGTGGAAGCGGTGGATAAGGAGCTAGGAAAAATCATAGAATCTGCAAAAAAACACCATTACGCACTTTTCATTACAAGCGATCATGGGAATTGTGAAGAGATGAAAGATGAAAATGGAAATATACTCACTAATCACACCGTGGGGCAAGTATGGTGCTTTGGAATGATTGAAGGTATCGATAAAATCAACGATGGCGGGTTAAATAACATTGCTCCAAGCATTTTAAAGGCGATGCGCATTCCTATTCCTCAAGAAATGGACAAACCATTATTTTAA
- the fliY gene encoding flagellar motor switch protein FliY, which yields MKALTDLIVAETTSTVEGLMGKTPTVSHTRDDDVSLGNLPLPYSISYIQASGDHSGEIAMVIPAQMGTALADMMLGGDGEAKTEMSDDDLDAIKEISSNIFGAISTSLNSQKELPKLNFTCSNIEFITQSVDLSRFDKAYIFNFSLDSIQSNFIVLANSLFMAAFEGGGEAPQIMAAAPQNAPTHALTPVEFKNINMILDVRLNVKVRIGQKRMLLKDVIAMDIGSVIELNQLANDPLDILVDDKVIAKGEVVIVDGNFGIQITDIGTKRDRLEQLRG from the coding sequence ATGAAAGCACTAACTGATTTAATTGTCGCAGAGACGACTTCCACGGTCGAAGGATTAATGGGAAAAACCCCAACAGTCAGCCACACAAGAGATGATGATGTGAGTCTTGGCAATCTCCCGTTGCCCTATTCTATCAGCTATATTCAAGCAAGCGGTGATCATAGTGGTGAAATTGCGATGGTAATCCCAGCGCAAATGGGAACAGCATTAGCTGATATGATGCTTGGCGGTGATGGAGAAGCTAAAACAGAAATGAGTGATGATGACCTTGATGCGATTAAAGAAATCAGCTCCAATATTTTTGGCGCAATTTCTACTTCGTTGAATTCTCAAAAAGAATTGCCTAAACTTAACTTTACTTGCTCTAATATCGAGTTTATCACTCAAAGTGTGGATTTATCGCGTTTTGATAAAGCTTATATCTTTAACTTTTCGCTTGATTCGATTCAGTCAAACTTTATTGTATTGGCTAATTCTCTTTTTATGGCAGCATTTGAAGGGGGAGGTGAAGCTCCACAGATTATGGCTGCAGCTCCACAAAATGCTCCTACGCATGCGCTTACGCCGGTTGAGTTTAAAAATATTAATATGATTTTAGATGTGCGACTTAATGTCAAAGTGCGCATTGGGCAAAAACGAATGTTGTTAAAAGATGTGATAGCGATGGATATAGGTAGCGTGATTGAGCTTAATCAGCTTGCTAATGACCCTTTGGATATTCTTGTTGATGATAAAGTGATCGCAAAAGGCGAAGTTGTGATTGTAGATGGGAACTTTGGCATTCAGATTACAGATATTGGCACGAAACGCGATAGGCTTGAGCAATTGCGAGGGTAA